The segment GTCGAGAGGCATTCGGACCAGCCGGATGCCTTCTTTATCGCTACGCTCTACCACCAGATACTTTCCATGGGGATCGACGCCGACGCTGCCGGCCTCCCCCATCATGCGCGGTTCGCCATCCTCCGCAGGCATGGTCCACAAATGGTCTCCGATAGTGTAATAAAGCGCCTTTCCATCAGCGGAAGCTGCCAGGGTGCTCACTTTCGAACCGTCCACTTTCGTCAGCCGTCTCAGAATCCGGCCATCGGCAATCGATGCAATGGCGATCTGGCGCGATGCTCCGGAGCCGATGACGAAAGCGATCGCATCAGTGCCGGCCAGGGCGATCGGCCCACTCGTTTCCTCCGAAGTCTGGATAAACGGCTGCAGGTCTGTACCTGGTTTTCCCAGCAGTAAGCGGCCGCGCCCTCCCACGACGGCCTGCACTATGACGCGGCCGTCGGCTATCGGCGGCGGCGTGAAGTCGGGTGTGGGCGCGTCGATGTGGACGATCTGTTCGGGCACCGCTGACGCCGAGGCCAGCTGCAGCATCTCAAACGGCCGGGATAACTGGTCCAGATAAATCGACCCGTCCGGACCGGCGTCGATTGCGGATGTGAAGTTCGTGGTAGAAATCAAAGTTCGCGCATCACCGCCGGTGCGAGGGATCTCAATGATCTCTTGCAAATCCCCGGCTTGTCCCGCTACGAGGATGAAGCGGTCGTCTTTGGAAACAGCCAGCTTCGGGACGAAGCCGGAGAACATATCCAGATCGATGTTCGACATGATGCGGCGCGTTGTTTTCGTGTTGAGATCGACGGTATACAAGTGATTTTTAGAATCCGGCTGGTCTGCCGCGATGCCCCAGAAGAGCGCTTCTTTCCCGTCTTTGAATGCGGGAGTGGTCTGCGAGTCGGATCCGACAAGCATCGCGGGATACGAATCGACGCGACCCGTCTCCGGCCAGAAGCGATAGAGCTGATAATGGCGGCTCGGGTTGATGCGGGCAACCAGCAGGCTTCCGTCAGGCAGCACCTCCGGATTCGCGGCGTCATCCAGGACGAGGCGTTCGCTGCCTCCCAGCGCAGGCACGCTGAATACGCCCCGGGGGGAACCATCGATGCGGCCGTAGTAGATCCGGGTGCTGTCTGGGGACCACGCAACATTGGTGGGATAACCGTGAGACCGGTCGTGGGTCAGGATCGTCCAGTCGCCGGAGTCGGGATGGATCACGCCGACCTGAGAGGTTCCTTCGACAAGCGCCACGAATGCGACGAGGCGGCCGTCCGGTGAAACACGAGGCTCCCCCGCAATATTAGGGCCTCCGAGGCGAGTTCCAAGCCATGCTGTTTCGGCCGGGCGTTTCATGGCTAACCACACAACTGCCGCCGCAAGAGCAACCGTCATGGCCGCAAGAATCAGCGATAAATAAGGACGCTTCGCCGTCCGTCCGGCTGCGGCTTCCGCTGCTGCCGGTGGCGGCGAGTGCAGTCCTCGAATGATGTCTTCAATCGCGAGCCGCGCATCGCCCGCGTCGCGCAGGCGCCGTCGAACATCCTTCTGCAGGCATCGAGCCATCAGCTCGCGCAATCGCGGCGGCGTTGTAGCCGGCAGATCCTGCCAGCTCACGTCGCGCGAAATAATGGACGCCATGATGTCCGGAATGGTCTCGCCGCCGAAAGCCTGCCGGCCCGTCAGCATTTCGAACAGGACGCAGCCGAAGGCCCAGATGTCCGTGCGCTTGTCGACGGCCTTGCCGCGCGCCTGCTCCGGACTGAGGTAGGCCGGCGTTCCCAGAATCATGCCCGGAACGGAAGCCGTCATCATTGTCGGGGAATGGGAAAAAGAAGTGGCTTCCTGTTCCTGAAGCGGCTTCGCCAGGCCAAAGTCCAGTACCTTCACTTTACCGTCGGGCGTCAGTTTGATGTTGGCGGGTTTCAGGTCTCGATGGATGACGCCGCGTTCGTGCGCTGCTTCGAGCCCCTCCGCGATCTGCGCTGCAATCGGTAAAGCATCTTCGACCGGGATCGGGCCTGACGCAATGCGCTCCGAGAGAGTTTCTCCCTCTACCAGCTCCATCACGATGCATCGCGTGCTCCCGGATTCTTCGAAACCGTAGATCTGAGCGACGTTGGGATGATTCAGGGACGCAAGCACCTGCGCTTCCCGTTTGAAACGCAGCAGGCGGTCCGCATCGTCCATGAAATCGTCGGGCAGCAGCTTGATCGCGACATCCCGCTGGAGCTTGACATCGCGAGCTCGAAACACCACACCCATGCCGCCTTCACCCAGGGCGGAGGTAATCTCATAAGGACCGATGCGAGTACCCGGCGTTATCGGCATGGCTTCCGGAATTATATCCGTTTAAGTTCAGATTAAGTTCAGAGCAGATTCCCCTCCTTTCCAGGGAGAGGAATCTGCTCGCCCGCGATTCATTCACACCTTCTACAGGTATAATGTGCGCGCTTATGCCGATCATCCGCAGACTGCAACTCGCGCTCCTCATCATGCTCATCGCCGGTTTTGCCGCCGGCGCCGCCGCGCAGCAGAATGCTGTTCCGCTGGAGACGGTTCTGGCGCGGGCATCCGAGTACGTGGCGCAGTACGAGGGCGAACTCGGCAATCTGATCGGCGCGGAGGAGTATGTCCAGTCCAGCGTATGGATGGATCAGAGCACTCCGCCCAAGGTCTTGATGCGTAGTCAGCGCAGAACGTCATCCGACTTTCTTATCATCCAGGTAGGCGATGAATGGGCGGCACTTCGGAAGGTCAATCGTCTCGACGGCAACAAAGTGAAGCAGACCGAGCCTTCGTTCGATCAGGCTTTCGACAATTCCCCGGCGGGCAACGTGAAGCTGCTCGATAACTTCAAGCAGGAAAGCACGCAGTACAACCTGGGCGATGTGCGCCGCGACATCAATCTGCCGACATTCGCGCTCCATGTGCTTCGTAAGAAGGAGCTGTCCCGGTTCTCCTTCGAACGGGCAGGCACCGCCAAAGTCGGCGGTGTTCAGGCCTGGAAAGTACGATTTCAGGAGATGACGGCGCCAACGCTCGTCGTCACTGGAAAAAATCAGCCGCTTTATTCGAAAGGCATGTTGTGGATCGAGCCCGACACGGGCCGCGTGCTTCAAACCGAATTCGACGTCGAGAGCCCTTCGCCCCGCTTGGATGCCTACATCGCCGTTGAGTATGGCGCCGGAAAGAACGTCAAGGTCCTCGTCCCGACCTCAATGGTAGAGCGCTATGAAAGCGCCTCTAATAAGGTGGAGTGCAGCGCCGGTTACTCCAACTTCCGGCCCTTCGAGGTCGATGTGAAATTCGAAATCGACGAGCCCAAATAGCA is part of the Terriglobia bacterium genome and harbors:
- a CDS encoding protein kinase — translated: MPITPGTRIGPYEITSALGEGGMGVVFRARDVKLQRDVAIKLLPDDFMDDADRLLRFKREAQVLASLNHPNVAQIYGFEESGSTRCIVMELVEGETLSERIASGPIPVEDALPIAAQIAEGLEAAHERGVIHRDLKPANIKLTPDGKVKVLDFGLAKPLQEQEATSFSHSPTMMTASVPGMILGTPAYLSPEQARGKAVDKRTDIWAFGCVLFEMLTGRQAFGGETIPDIMASIISRDVSWQDLPATTPPRLRELMARCLQKDVRRRLRDAGDARLAIEDIIRGLHSPPPAAAEAAAGRTAKRPYLSLILAAMTVALAAAVVWLAMKRPAETAWLGTRLGGPNIAGEPRVSPDGRLVAFVALVEGTSQVGVIHPDSGDWTILTHDRSHGYPTNVAWSPDSTRIYYGRIDGSPRGVFSVPALGGSERLVLDDAANPEVLPDGSLLVARINPSRHYQLYRFWPETGRVDSYPAMLVGSDSQTTPAFKDGKEALFWGIAADQPDSKNHLYTVDLNTKTTRRIMSNIDLDMFSGFVPKLAVSKDDRFILVAGQAGDLQEIIEIPRTGGDARTLISTTNFTSAIDAGPDGSIYLDQLSRPFEMLQLASASAVPEQIVHIDAPTPDFTPPPIADGRVIVQAVVGGRGRLLLGKPGTDLQPFIQTSEETSGPIALAGTDAIAFVIGSGASRQIAIASIADGRILRRLTKVDGSKVSTLAASADGKALYYTIGDHLWTMPAEDGEPRMMGEAGSVGVDPHGKYLVVERSDKEGIRLVRMPLDGGAETPLSFPGVRLVYFLTPNAIRADGAILMPLAVGSFNWAAGLLHPESGKVDKLPIDPSFDVHAAGFLPDGRIQVAGFGFNSTLWRFRPQAPAR